One Dioscorea cayenensis subsp. rotundata cultivar TDr96_F1 chromosome 19, TDr96_F1_v2_PseudoChromosome.rev07_lg8_w22 25.fasta, whole genome shotgun sequence genomic window, CCAAGGATCCGGGCCGATAAAGAAACCCAGGCAAGGGATCTAATTCAGAAGGGCCTGAAGCTAGAAGCTGAGCTCCGCGCCATTGAACCTATCAAGACTGAAGTTTTGCAGTTACAATCAGAACTTCAGAAACTGGAAGCGTTTAAGCAGGAGATGCAAGGAAAGATTCAAGGTCTCTCACAAGATTTGAAACTCGTGCAGGCGGAGAATGAGCAAATACCCTCTTTGAAAGTTGATATCGATGGCCTTCGTCAGGAGCTCATGAGAACCAGGTCTGAATCTTTAAtcctatacatatatattgtcaAAATCAAAGACAGCCATTACGAGGATACAAAGTTAAAAATTCTAATCACTGTCAGTTATTCTGTTAACCAGGCCTCATTAAGCATTTGTGTCCCGTATTTTTAGGGCCGCGTATGAATACGAGAAGAAATTAAATACAGAACAGATGGAACAAAGGCAAATACTGGAAAAGAATCTCATTTCAATGGCCCGTGAAGTCGAGAAGCTGAGGACTGAAAGCATGACCATGGACGCGATGGCTAGGGGACCAGGTAAGCAACATACCCGGTTTTCAGTAGGAATTTATATAATCCTATTCGATCTACTCACACATCTCCATTTACATTTTACAGTTGGTCCTTATGGTCCGGTGAAAGGCAGCCCTGACATGAGATACCCTGGAGCATTCACCGGTGGTTTTGGTGACGACAAGGGTGGCCCTTATGGTACTGGTCCATGGAGCTCATTTAATCATAGTTATCCTCGCCGCTAAAGCTACTTAATTTCGCATCACCGttaataattatgtttaaatttatattatgttttacgTTTGGAGTTCCAAAGTTTGTAGTAGATATATGAACTAATCACTGATCTTTTGATCCTGGTTGCAATATCAGATGTATAAATTCGGCAATTTAAGAGTGGAGTCAATCTAAATGAAGCAGTGGTGTTAATTCAAGCAAATTTTTCAATGACCggtttattgattttgttcgaAATTTACGGAAATGCTGTGATTTATAAGTATTTGACAGTGTGATGGTGGTAATGAAAATGCCAAGATTGAAGGTGACTTGCAGATGAATTGGATAAGATTGAACCAAAATCCAGAAGGGATTGCAAAAGAAATTTGATTGGAAAATTTCAATGAAGTCCTTTTCATGGAGCCTGATATTCTTGCAATCCAACAAGAGATCACATTCCATTTGAAACCCATCCTTTTCTTGTCCTGTATAGCAAGCCTGGATGTTAATGTGATTAATTAATAGtctcatattaattaatttgttaaatttggacttaaatattttttttgcttgtttagttttgacaaaaaaaaaatgaataattactaatatggccctgtgataaaaaaaaacttttaaaaaatttatgaaaagaccaaaatggtacatatgttttttatttataattttaaagttgatttttaaCTTTAAATGGATAACAAGGGAATGCtagcaattttttttccaacatataatagtgaaataataataataataataataataatctcttTAACATGAAGAAAAGAGTTGGTAATGAAAAGACTATTCTTGAGTACATTTGGGCTGatgacaaagaaaataaaaagaaagattgagaaTTATTAGTAGCGTTTGAATAATTTGATTGGTgccataaaaattaatttaatttggttGTCCCCATCCATGTTCATTGTACCCTTTGGAAAATGATGTATCTCCTACTTGAAGCCCTTTAACACAACCTCGTTTGCCATTTCAATGGCCGTTAACTCTTCTGTTCCATTGTTTTcaacatctctctctctctccattaaACCTTTGTAAATAGTATGCAAGATttttttctgtatatatatatatatatatatatgtctcaaAACTTTCCCAAgtactattaattaaaaaaaaccatataaattaaatgtttttgCTATTTATTGAACCTTTGCCAATGATCAAAAGTACAAAGCAAAATATACCCTCTAATTCTCTTATTCAGAAAATTCATGACGGTAACGaggcataataataataataataataataattcatgtgagatgagaaaatgaaatttctagAAAGTATCATGTAAGTCTCACAAACTATTCAACATACAAAGATGCCATCATGAAAATCCCAATAGcatacttataatattttttttttaatgtagacAAGTCTTGCTATaagcatacatacatacatacatacaaaaaGGTTACTTACATCCTTATCCTGTGTGATAAAATTCAAATCCGTGTTCTTGGTAAGAACATGAACAccatatatacaaaaaaactGATGTCAATAGATCAAAAAGTCATTGGGCTAtgcttataataattattatttctcatGAAACATcactattgttttttaaaaataataagagatgTCGTAAAATGTCACTACCATAATAATTGAACAAAAGATATTCGACTCTTATACAAGAAGCGAAAAATTTGACTCTTCATTATATACGGTGaaggtaaaataataaaaattatgcataCATTACCTTGTTCACAttgttacaaaaataaaaaacaaaaagctttTCTAAGGACTATTTCATTTATAactaattagtatatatatatatatgtaattatttagaTTGGTTGGTGGGCAAAGAAAATGAAGCTTTTGAGCTGACGAGGATTGTCTGAGTTAGGAAAACACACAGACaaagaaaaatgaatattaaaatGGGCCCATGCAGAGTGCTCTACGTGGACTATTACAAACCTAGTCTTCCATGTGCCCTACCCTTCTTTTTAGACCACTTCTTATAAATTCCAATTAACTAATATGGAAAACAACTAGAATTCCTTATTTTTCTTTGGTTCAGCAAAACCATGGTGTCCATTCTCTCATGCATTTCCAACTACTTGccattgtgtttttgtgttcttcttttatgtatttatccatctataaattaatgtaaatttttagaaaaaaacttTGATCCTATGGTATGACCTAATTACACGGAGTTTAGTTTGTGAGACTTCTTATTGCATAGGATCAAAATGCGATAAACACAGTCAATTGGATTGCTATATATTATTCCTTTGTGAATGCATACTTctggttgtatatatataatttatttatttttttgatctaGGAAAATCATTGGGTCTATTTTTTCATGTATTCACACTGGCATTGTATTTAATATGTGTTTTCCATCTATTTACCTATCTATTATGGAGGTTTCAGTGACTTTGactattattttcataaatagaaatatataatattaatgaataaatttGAGTGTTTCTTTCAATGAAGTAGTGGAGATGAGAGTAATACTAttgagcgagagagagagagagtgagtgagtgagtgagtggtCCATGATGTATATATGATCATTGTATGGTGAATTGATGATGGTGTGAATGCCCATTTCTTGGTTTTCATTGTCCATGAAGTCTTTGTCTTGGAGGAAAGTATACATGCAAGAaggctaattaattaattaattagagatCCCACATATTGGTCCCCAATTGTTTAATTAATgctaccatatatatatatatatatatataaaagtttgtATGTTCATGGTTTGCTTTCTTGCCCTTTAGGGCTTTAAGCAATATTGTGGTCCTAAACTAGCATTTTAGATTTGCAAAGGACGAACTTAAGCTTGGtttgaaaatattgaataaagagttttaaattaattaaagaaaaattattacagAATGcggtttaattaaattttattttaaaaatttgagactAGATTTCTGAATTCGAATTTAACTTGATTAAATTTGAAACTAAAACATcttcataatttaaattttatctttgattattttctttataacGTACATAAACATTACATCTTATTTGAtatcatattttaatatttataatttataattatataaaaattataatgtatTTACATATTTTGAGGTATGAAGCTCAATTTAACTTGGCTTgacttgaaattaattttagttCAAAAATGAAACTCAAGTTAGATTCAAAAGCTTAAACTAACTTTACCAAAACCTGATGAAGCTACTCATGAATAACTCAATATTAATTGACATCCCTATACACACACCAACACATAACTCCATAAAAAACAATAGACTTTacatttttttccccttttaaaTTAAAGCTAacaagagatagagagagagaaggaaaaaaatcttttaattaaaatttttttagttggTGATAATTATTAGAGTGTAGAAAAATAATGATGGTtggtaataaatataattaaataagattatattaatttatgaagTTGCAGATTCAAATTCAATATATACAAAAACCAGTATTTAGTCATTAAAAATCATGAGCTCAAGCTCATTTGACTTGGCATTTAATTAGTCTGTGAAAAGTGTATTAATTTATCAATGGATTTACCAGCTAAGTCTGAAATACAAGTCTTGATAGAATTGTTAGACTTGGAAATTTGATAGCTTTGATCTTATCCCTAACCAGATCATATGACAATGATCATTATGCCTCTATACATATCTTCTCATTTTCAGCCATGAATGCATGACTTGACTTAaatttttgacatatatatatatatatatatatataatataatcaattaatatgatTTAGATATGTTTTTAGACAACATGTAAATGCCCCTATAAAAAAGACATAAGCTTTCTAAAATGAAAAGtcataaatatgttttttgACAACATGTAAATGCCCTTATAAGAAAGGCATAAATATGTTTTTCAACAACATGTAAATGCCCCCTATAAAAAAAGGCATAAgctttttaaaatgaaaagtcACAAGGAGAGAAAGACCAAAACGGTGATcactataaattttatgaaataatatatCTAATATTAAAGACCAATATGGCAAGCTCACAccactttttattttcttttttaaagttttaattttactaTATGATACATGTACTTACATCTTTATTTCAATGTACACAAGTTTATTTAGGGACAGAttcagaatttttttgtttattagagAGACAaagtttataatatattatttttttatttttttaaattttagtagggatgaatagtaaaaaataaaaaataattataaatacaattttaattttatgggCATAGTgggtattttaaattttagtggGGACAGCTGGCCCCCACTAGTAAACATGTAGATCTACCCCTGAGTTTATTAGTGATTTTTAACCAAGTATCTCTACAtaccataaataataaaaaaacataaaaattcaaggaatttgtagattttattaaaaaatataaataaataaaatattttttatttaatattaaaataattatatttatgaatattttactttttatttagtttatgtaAAGGTAAATTATCTGAGTGACTACCGAactttgcttttattttaatttgtattaaaataaacactaaattttaatttcatttcaccaACAATGTAATTGGGGCTTTCCAATAAATCTTTAGTGACGATGAATACCGGAATCTTTAATGTGGCACACTCCATATAAATAAGTGCACATGAACAATAGATATCTATGCAGACATTCTGACTAACCTAAAAATCTCAATTATCCCTATCagtgaaataaaatcaaaattttaatatttattttaatataaattaaaaattagtgcTGAAATTGGAATAAGAGCAAAGTTAACTactcatataaataaataaataataaccatGTAGACTTTCACATCTAATCATAACTCAACAAacgttatttgaaaaaaataaaaaaaaatatatcttacaacaaattttaaaagtaCATTATGTGCCACTTTGGTTGCCGGACAATTATTTCCTAGGTATCACCTGTGTTTCTTTTTACAGTAAACTTTCACCGTGCACACTTGTTCGGAATTAGTCTATTTgctttcccattttttttttaataaaaatatagttcatatatttttactaataaattaaaaatactcaCTTTTACATTAACAGtagagaaaaatacaaaaaataaaaaataaaaaacttaacaccgttagcaattttttttatgccatgtggtattttttttttgcatgaatgAATGATTTTGCCCCTgctaatttattaatcaaattatgCCACAATCAACTTTTTTCTCACAATAGTGATTAAGATAAGCGGTTTGTCTACCTTACTATTTGgctgtaaaatttaaaaatatggcataattttattatgtaagaagtgcaagtgattactatagaaattgtggcatattttattcttatagaATGAGTATTTGTAGATATCtgtaaatgataaaaataaaataaaagataaaaaacttgacaaccATAAGTGAGTTtacaatatagaaaaaaaaaatccaaattagaGTTTCCAGTTAGTGCGTAGTTTAGATATTAATCTAACGATGTCTACGGATGTTTGCAGATTGTAAATAcgggctatatatatatataaatatattataaaaataaaaattaagaaagagaATGATTGAAGGTGGTACTAATTGGTGAAGAACAAAAGCGGTGGCATCATCTTGAATGGAAAAAGACCCGCGAAAGGTGTCACCTTGTCATTTTCCCAGGCACCCCCACCAAAATGGGCCCCACATGAAATCCCAACTTCATACCCTTCCAACCAATAGCATCACGCCCTATTGGATACCCTCCTCCTTCCCAACCAATCACCTTCCAGATAAACCCTTCTCGTGGGCCCCAAAAGCATCCTCCTCCTTGCCACGTCAGCCCAAAAGCACACTCTTCTGTGccccaccatcaccaccacacTCTAccaaactattattattattaaataattaagttaatttttttaaaaaaaatacacatacacacactatatatatattgtacacTCTTAAAtagtttga contains:
- the LOC120283378 gene encoding protein FLX-like 3: MAGRNRLPPRHMINDQMSGFHDAPPPQLHRGRGPVPFSLLEEDVAIRREEIRRLVANNRLLIEENVTLGRDIAAGREELHNLSQIIPRIRADKETQARDLIQKGLKLEAELRAIEPIKTEVLQLQSELQKLEAFKQEMQGKIQGLSQDLKLVQAENEQIPSLKVDIDGLRQELMRTRAAYEYEKKLNTEQMEQRQILEKNLISMAREVEKLRTESMTMDAMARGPVGPYGPVKGSPDMRYPGAFTGGFGDDKGGPYGTGPWSSFNHSYPRR